One Capra hircus breed San Clemente chromosome 3, ASM170441v1, whole genome shotgun sequence genomic window, CTGGTCGATGGGTTCTCCATGTTGAACTGCTCCAGCTATGGACACACAGACAAGCCTGGAGTAAGTGGGCTTCAGAGCAGGGTGTTGCTGCCTGGCTTTGCCGAGCACTGCTCACACACCCACCTTGCCCAGTAATCTTCATACACCTCTCTCTAGCCCACCTcacctcccacactgcaggaacaAAAGCAGAGatagagggaaatggcaacaagCAGAGCGACAGAGTAGAAGACGGGCCCAGAGGAGGTGAGGGCCCCGTACCTACTGGGacagggcatgcacgtgccaggAAGACAATGGGTCAGAGCAGCAGTCAGCAAAGAGCAAGCTGCGTGGAGGGAGCTGGGGCAGAGCGGCAGGAGCGGGGACAAacgcagggagagaggagccccaAGCTGATGGGACCGTGTTACCTAGGGAGAAGAAGGAAGGCTCTCCCCACCTAGATGTTCCAGGTCAGAGTGCCCCCCTCAGTACCACTCAGGCTCTTTTGAcccacctccatcccctcccCGGCTTCTGAGCTAGGGGCCCAGGTACTCACGTTCCCCAGGCTGAAGTCACTCATCGACCGGTGGTAAGACTGCTGCCCATGCTCACTGGGGCTGGGTGGGTACAGCGTCCCATACTGCAGCTGCCTGCCTGGGGGCTGGCCCCCTGAGGGCTGCACTGAGCAGGCCTGAGAGGGCAGCCCTGGCTGCTGCAGAGGCTTTGGGGTGGGTTGCTGGGTGGGCAGAACCAAACTTGGGGGGCTGTATGGGTACGGAGGCAGTCGCTGTTCGGTGGGCAGCTTACTGGTATCCAGGGGGACGCCCTGAGGAGAGGCAAGCAAAAAGGGAGAAGCTTACCCCTCAGTGTGCCCCTTAAGAGGAACTCTTTGTCAGGGCTTCTCACCCTCTTCAGTTGTAGCCCTCCTCAACACAAAACCAAAAGCGTTCCGTTGGGCATCGCTGAGGTGCAACTACTCTCAGAAAAGCATCTCAGAATGCAAGTGACTGAATAAGCTTAACACAAGGATAATTCTGAATCCACTCCAGGAGTCAACGATTCTTAAAGCGGGGTACTCTACTATCAGTAATCAACTACGTGTGAGACACCTCACAAGCTACTGATCACACAACAATGACCTTGACAACTGTTCTAAAGCCCTGAAGAGGCCAGAGGGACTGTGAGAGGAAGGAGGGTGAAAGGAGCTGGCAGTTAGGCTCCCTCCAAGTCCCAGGAGAGCAGAGCCCTTGCTGGCCTGGCCTTAGCCTTTCCTACAGAAAAGGGGGCCTACGTAAAGATGGAACACAGAACACACATTCCAGGGAAGAACAACAGAGGAGGAAGGGAAACTAGAATGGAGGGGGGGAAAGGAGAGCATCAGGGTGAAAGGagaagaggagcagagagagcagGAACGGGGGaaagggcaggggaggagggaagagctcAGAACGTCAGCAGCGAGGAAAAAGCCCTAAACCAAGAATGTGGGGTTCTGGTCCCAACTCTTCCCTCACATGCTGTGTAAACTCGGGAAAGTCACTTTCCCTCTGGGCCCCAGTGTCgttgtctgtaaaatgaagggaCTGGGATCCATCACCTGACAGTCTCTATGAAATCCTAGAAGGAAAGTGAGCAGATGGGAGAGGGAGTGGGGCAGGATGGAGGCAGGAGAAAAAAGACAGACAAGAAAAGGACAGGaaccagaaagagagagaaaagggcgAGGGTGAGCGGTCCTTTGGTAAGTGTGCAGCTGGGCCGGGCATGGTGCCGAGCACTTCCCGCATGTGATTGCCTCTGATTCTTACATTGCTGGCCtggctttacagatgaggatgctgAGGCTCACAGGAGTTAAGTAAACATCGAAGGAGACTGATGCTAAGAGGTGGGGCCAGGATTTGAAATTAGAAAGCTGCACCCCAGGGTTTGCATTCTTAAAGCCAAGAGGAAACAAGATGGATCCAAGCAGGGCTGGTAGAGGATGGAGGGGATGGGGTCGGGTAACACCAGGAGTGAAGGAGAAGAGGTACTGGAAGAAAGCAGGGTGGGAGGGACAGAACTCGgcagaagaaggaaggaggggaagacAGACATTAGGGAAGGCAGCCACGCATACCTGAGTGATGGAAGACAAGGTGGGTGACATTGTTGGCGAAAACTGTTTGGGCAGCTGCTGTTGGGACCTTCTGGCGTCGGCTGGGCCCGCGGGCAAACTCAGGGGACTGAGGGGCACACGGCGGTGGCGGGGGGGAGCCCCAGGGGCAGACGCTGGGTAAGGGGCGGCCGCCAGCGCCGGAGAGGGAGCGGGAGAGGAGGAAGCGGAGGAGGAGAGGGCCGGGGCACTGAGCGAGGGGTGGCCCAGGGAGGTGCTGGGCAGTGCGTGGCGGGCCAAGGAGGAGGCAGGCAGTGAGGGGTGACTGTGGGAGCCCTGGAGCTGGGGCTGAGGACtgctcagggaagcctggaggttGGGATTGCTTAGGGAAGACTGCAAGGAGGGGTGGCTGAGAGGTGAATGAAGTCCTGTAGGCACAGACAAAAAACCAGAAATGCCAACATTACTGATGGGAACTGGGCCCCTTTCTGCTTGGAATGGGCAGCAGTGACCAGACTATGAAAGTGGCAACACAATGCCCTCCCTACGCTGTCCCTGATAATCAGACTGGCACTGCCCACTTGGGGGCTGCTCTCCATCTTCTTTCGAGGAACAGCCACACTCACCAGCTCTCACTGGCAGACGACTGCAGTGAGGGAAACTGGGGGGGAGACGGATGAAGGGTGGGGTGTGGGCAGCCACAGGAAAATCCTAGGTGCTCGAGCTTCCCACCCCTTTGTCCCTCCAGCTAGACAGCACTCCAGGGACACGCAGCCAGGACAGCCACTCACCTGGCGCATCGTAGCCCGGGCCCAGGGCCAGGCCCCCACTGATGCCCAGGTGGGTCATGGTGTGGGTCAAATTGGAGGTACTGCTGCCCCCACTCAGGCTGGGATAGGCTGTCTCCTCTGGGTCCAGGGGGGTGGGCAGCGGTGGGGGAAAGTGCAGGTTGGTGAGGTCAGGTAGGGAGCCTCCCGTGTTCATGGCAGGTGGGAGGACAGGCACGGTGGCAGGCTGGTCAGGAGATgggaagatgctgggaaagaagacAAGATGTAAATGGGGACAGTGGTCAGCAAAGAGCAGCACCCAGCAGCCCACAGTTCCCTTTACAGCTCTCCCCACCTCAGCTGACCTCACAGAGTACTTACTTAATTCCAGGGACTTCACAGGACCGAGGTCGGGAAGAGGACGAGGACAgctgaggagaaaaggaagaaggtggCAGATGAGGACAGAGCTCAGGGGAGAACCCTGAAGACCTGCTCCATGGAAAGAAGAGGGACAGTGGGCCATGCCTACCTTCTTAGCATCCCATGGTTTCAACAAGTGCTTATCATCTAGCAAGTTCTCCTCAATAGCAGGGACTTGAAAGAGAAAGACTCGTGATGAGACGGTTGGAGAAGGCAGTAAGGCAGGACAGGAATCAGATGCAGGCAGGAGGGAGACCCCTCCCTGGCTCTGAACAAAGCCCCCAACACCAGCCCAGAAATTCTCTGGCATTCAGTACCCCCACATACCGAATGCGGTGAGGAACACATACCTTTGGAGTCCATCTCACCGTCCAGACAACCTGCAAAGGATGGAGTGGCTGTGTGTGGTGGAGTTGACTGTGTGCCCACCTGCCTACCTGCTTCAAACAAAAGTTCCAGGGCTTGACCTCACCCTGGGACATGGCTGCTTACCTCCACGGCGGCTCGGCAGGACGCTGGGGGGTGCAGGGCTTGGGTAAGTGTCCTGAGGGCTGGGGTTCATCACGCTTGTGTGAAGGGCAGAGTCAGAGCTTGTCCTGTGAGGGGAACAGAGATGAGCTGGCACCCATGACAGTCTTCCTGCTCCTCGTGCCCTGCTCAGTAGGGGAAAACACTAGCTGGGCTGggacagggtggggtgggggaacagGGCCCCAGAAACTACAGATAAGGAGAGATGTGGCCTAAAGAAGGCAAGGGCCATCACCTGTTAAGTGCAGATGGTAGTCGAAACAACTGCCCCTTCTCTGCAGGGAAATTGCCCCAGGGCATTGTCCTGGGATGGAAAAACAAAGTCATGAGGAGGAAGGCTCACAAGGACCAGAAGACAGGTACTGGAGGAAGAGGGGGAAATGTGGGGCAGCCAAGAGGGCTGGGTACCCAGGATCATGCCTCTTTCTTTCTGATCCTTTTGATACTTGGGATCCGTGAACCCTCtccacaaacaaacaaagatcTGGAAATCCTCAACTTCTATCTGCCAGGACAAGCTGAATAGGAATCTTAGAGCTTAGCAAATGTGCTGGGTATGAATATTAGGGATAAGATGGACAGGGGAGGGGTTTAGAATCTGAGTGCACCCACTCTTGATAGGAGGCAGCCACTTTCACCAGCCACCCTGCCcgtctcccctccccctcacacacacacaccccagctaCCATTGGTCCTGCTctggctggacagggaggcttggccatCCGTGTCAACATGGCCAAGACTGGACTCTGACCCATTACTCCacctacccccacccctcccagccctgccattGTGGGAGGAGGTATGGCTGAAAGCCTGGCCGAGCAGGCCCAGACCCAACTCCAGCTCCAGCCAGAGACAAGTCAGAGAGTAGGCAGGAGATCCTGCCTGCCCTGGACACTGACCTCCGCCAGCTGGACTCCGGGGGAGGAGATAAATAGGCAGGACTATAGGGAGAGCTGTCAATGTGAAGAGCACCAGTTAAGGGAAAAAGTGAGGAGGGGATGAGTGGAAGAGAGACcagataagagaaaaataatggagGCAGCAGATGAGTTGTTTTAAGAAACAAAcacctttttctttcctcctcctctacaCGGGCAAAAATAAGGGCaaagaatggaagagaaaaaagggaaTCGGGCCTAATGGAGTCAGAAAAAATAGATGAATGTCTAAGCAGCCTTTGGGGGAGACAGGTGGTTGTGACGGTCTCTGAGATTGAAAGCCACAAACAAATGTGAGCAGGAGGGAAGCAAAACCCTAGCAAGAGTTGTCAGGGAGCCGTGTATCTAGCAGCAAAGAGCAAGCTGAAGTCAAGAAGGTCAGCACCAGCCAGAGACGGCGGGCACAACCACAGGAGGGACAGCTCCCTGTCGCGGGAGCCAGCGCTGACACAGGGGCCAAACGTTTCAGGGGGACTGGGTCAAGAAGCTTCTGCAAAATGGGACTGGACAGCACCTCAAGTCCCTTTTCCCACCATGAGCTCCCGAGGAACCCCACCCCACCGCCCGCCAGACTGTGCAGCCCCTGAAGGATATGTGGCGGGGGTAGCGGCGAAGCGGGGACACCATTCTTCGGGGATCTCGCTGCACCCGTTCCACCAGCCCGTGATGTCGAGTGCTCCGAGATGAATCCAGAGGGGAGTGGAGGGGGCTCTGCCAAAAGAGACAGGCAAGTCAACGGAGGAAGCCCCGTGAGAGCCTGCTCTCCACCCCCAACACCCCACAAGCCAGCGTCCACTCACCTGGAACTCGGCTAGGCCACAGCCAATCTGGTTCACATTGGGCAGAGAGCCACCATAGTGGGAGCTCCTTGTGTACGCCAGCCGCAGCTTTTGGGCCTGTAACTGAGACATGGAGGACAGACAGGAACATCAGGGAGGGTCCTGAACACTGCTCCTGTAGCCCCGTTTGCCATCCCTGTCTCCAGGACACGTTACTATTGCTGATGCTTTCAAGAGACCTGCCAGAAGAAAAGCCACCGCTGGGGGGAAGACCCACTGAGACCCAGTACAAACAATCTGCCCTAGCTCTTCTGCGGGCTGCCCCCATCCATGCTATCACTCATGCCTGGCATCACCCGGCCAGGGAGAGCCTAACACTCTACTCAGGGCCTGTCCCAGTTGGCATCAGCCTAAACAGAGTTCCTGAGGGGCTGCCAGGAgcccccaggctaatcacatgggTGAATTCCTGGGGCAGAGTGACTATTAGGCAACTCTGCTTTCCCTTCCAGATGCGTACAGGACTACCTGGAAGACAAGAGAAGGGTCACAGGTGGATGCCACAGAGCCATGACTGCCAGTCTCTTTCCTTCTTGCTCTGGAGGGTAGGCACAGGCTTTTGGGCTCTGCCATTTGCCCAGCCTCAGGAAGGCTACACAGGGCCTCCAAAAATAGAACAACTAAATGATGACTCTTCTACCCGGAAAAACAGAGCTGAGACCAATAAGCATTCTTCTACCCAGTCCTAAAGCCCCTAAATAGGCAGGGGAGCCTGCAGAATGGGGGTGTGTGGTGGGAGAAGCAGTAGTCTACTCCAGCCTGGCCTAGAGCTATCTCCTTGGCCTCAGCCCCACTTCAGGGAGAGGTGTCTGGCACTGGAGTAAGACACCACACCCCTCAGCCTGGCATGGATTTAGTCTTCCTAAAGATCTCATGTCCCTCTGTGAGAGATGAGCATCTCCTTCTGAGGCTCAGCCTCTGCCACCAGCCAAACAAGGAGACCCAAGGCAGCTGATCGGTGGTAAATTCTAAGAGCTTCCATGGCTCATGCTGGTTGTGCATAGTCCAACATCAGAACTGACTCTCTGTCCTAAGAGGTCAGTCCAGCGAGTTCAGTGGGCACTATACTGACCTTTGGTCCATTTTAGGACCGCTACTCATATATATGATAACCCCAGCTTCTCAGTAGTATAGGTCCCACAGGCCGTATCTGCCTCAGATGAGACCTCCCAGCTGGCCAGATAACAGGCTGAACTCCAGGTCTCTAATCTCTAGCTTTAGGTCTCCGGGCACAGACCATGTATGCCCTAGGATTTTTATGTGCAGAAGAGAAGTTACCCAACAGGGCTAAGGTGAGTTGAAGGGACAGACTGAAGCACCACAAAGAAAGAAGGTCCAGCTTTTGAGCTTTTGTTTGTACATACTAGCCCTAGATCCCATCATTCCTCCGCTGGAGTCACAGTCCAGAGGGCATGGCCTCAGGCCGTCAGCTGGAGGTCAGCCTCTTGCCCACCTTCTTGTCTCTGCCCCACCTTGATCAAAAGCTCCTAAAGGGGAGCAGTCAACAGTTAGATCATGAGTCTCATAACAGTGAGAGGGGATTATGTGCAAACACAACAATTTACTTCCCCATCTAACTTTCTCTGACTCCCCAAAACTAGGACACATGGTCTCTAgagactctaaaaaaaaaaagtaaaaaagcacaaaaaagaCTAACAGAGGTAACGGAGACACACAGACAAATACAACCAGAGTCCCAGTCACAGACAGATTCAATCAAAGGCAGTCAGACCAGCAGAAAGAACTTTGAAATGTGGTATTCATGTTCGGCCATCCATCAAGCTTTACATTCCTTCTAACTTCCAGCCAGGAGGGATCGCTGCAATATCCTCACCTGCTGTTTGAGAATAATGTGTCCCTAAATTAGGACTGCATACCAGCTGGGCAAactcccacccc contains:
- the CRTC2 gene encoding CREB-regulated transcription coactivator 2 isoform X2, which encodes MATSGANGPGSATASASNPRKFSEKIALQKQRQAEETAAFEEVMMDIGSTRLQAQKLRLAYTRSSHYGGSLPNVNQIGCGLAEFQSPLHSPLDSSRSTRHHGLVERVQRDPRRMVSPLRRYPRHIDSSPYSPAYLSPPPESSWRRTSSDSALHTSVMNPSPQDTYPSPAPPSVLPSRRGGCLDGEMDSKVPAIEENLLDDKHLLKPWDAKKLSSSSSRPRSCEVPGINIFPSPDQPATVPVLPPAMNTGGSLPDLTNLHFPPPLPTPLDPEETAYPSLSGGSSTSNLTHTMTHLGISGGLALGPGYDAPGLHSPLSHPSLQSSLSNPNLQASLSSPQPQLQGSHSHPSLPASSLARHALPSTSLGHPSLSAPALSSSASSSPAPSPALAAAPYPASAPGAPPRHRRVPLSPLSLPAGPADARRSQQQLPKQFSPTMSPTLSSITQGVPLDTSKLPTEQRLPPYPYSPPSLVLPTQQPTPKPLQQPGLPSQACSVQPSGGQPPGRQLQYGTLYPPSPSEHGQQSYHRSMSDFSLGNLEQFNMENPSTSLALDPPGFPEGPGFLGGEGPVSGPQDPHALNHQNVTHCSRHGSGPNIILTGDASPGFSKEIAAALAGVPGFEVSAAGLGLGLGLEEELRMEPLGLEGLSMLSDPCALLPDPAVEDSFRSDRLQ
- the CRTC2 gene encoding CREB-regulated transcription coactivator 2 isoform X1 gives rise to the protein MATSGANGPGSATASASNPRKFSEKIALQKQRQAEETAAFEEVMMDIGSTRLQAQKLRLAYTRSSHYGGSLPNVNQIGCGLAEFQSPLHSPLDSSRSTRHHGLVERVQRDPRRMVSPLRRYPRHIDSSPYSPAYLSPPPESSWRRTMPWGNFPAEKGQLFRLPSALNRTSSDSALHTSVMNPSPQDTYPSPAPPSVLPSRRGGCLDGEMDSKVPAIEENLLDDKHLLKPWDAKKLSSSSSRPRSCEVPGINIFPSPDQPATVPVLPPAMNTGGSLPDLTNLHFPPPLPTPLDPEETAYPSLSGGSSTSNLTHTMTHLGISGGLALGPGYDAPGLHSPLSHPSLQSSLSNPNLQASLSSPQPQLQGSHSHPSLPASSLARHALPSTSLGHPSLSAPALSSSASSSPAPSPALAAAPYPASAPGAPPRHRRVPLSPLSLPAGPADARRSQQQLPKQFSPTMSPTLSSITQGVPLDTSKLPTEQRLPPYPYSPPSLVLPTQQPTPKPLQQPGLPSQACSVQPSGGQPPGRQLQYGTLYPPSPSEHGQQSYHRSMSDFSLGNLEQFNMENPSTSLALDPPGFPEGPGFLGGEGPVSGPQDPHALNHQNVTHCSRHGSGPNIILTGDASPGFSKEIAAALAGVPGFEVSAAGLGLGLGLEEELRMEPLGLEGLSMLSDPCALLPDPAVEDSFRSDRLQ